The following proteins are encoded in a genomic region of Vidua macroura isolate BioBank_ID:100142 chromosome 10, ASM2450914v1, whole genome shotgun sequence:
- the GPR171 gene encoding LOW QUALITY PROTEIN: G-protein coupled receptor 171 (The sequence of the model RefSeq protein was modified relative to this genomic sequence to represent the inferred CDS: inserted 2 bases in 1 codon): protein MSSNISGCRLYDEMEPFTYFYYLIFLMGIIGSCFALWAFTQKDQKQKCMSIYLVNLLTADFLLTLTLPVKIIVDLGIASWNLRIFHCQVTACFIYLNMYLSIIFLGFVSMDRCLQLMHSSKIYRIQEPGFAKMLSAVVWVVVLLITVPNMAIPIKHVEERPGVGCIDFKTKFGRDWHAFTNFICTAIFLNSSAVILISNCLVVGQLRRHKRSERGGRVRKALAHVLLVTAAYLLCFVPYHAVRVPHVLSQGDAGASCRLRRALFKAKECALLFAVSSLCFDPILYYHLSKSFRLKFAETFAAPKETKALADAEXRRSSRGQSCSPAREARAERARRSTSSCGAAAGVGSTARSAPEEP, encoded by the exons ATGTCAAGCAACATTTCTGGATGTCGTCTCTATGACGAAATGGAACCTTTTACCTATTTTTACTACTTGATTTTTCTTATGGGAATTATTGGAAGCTGTTTCGCACTGTGGGCGTTCACACAGAAGGACCAGAAGCAGAAGTGCATGAGCATCTACTTAGTCAACCTCCTCACTGCAGATTTCTTGCTGACTTTGACACTGCCAGTGAAGATTATTGTTGACCTAGGAATTGCGTCCTGGAACCTGAGAATATTCCACTGCCAAGTCACAGCCTGCTTCATCTACCTGAACATGTATTTATCAATCATATTTTTGGGATTCGTGAGCATGGATCGCTGCCTGCAGCTGATGCACAGCTCTAAGATCTACCGCATCCAGGAGCCTGGCTTTGCCAAGATGCTGTCTGCAGTCGTGTGGGTCGTGGTTCTCCTCATCACGGTGCCCAACATGGCCATTCCCATCAAACACGTCGAAGAAAGACCCGGCGTTGGATGCAttgatttcaaaacaaaatttggGAGAGACTGGCACGCGTTCACTAATTTCATCTGCACGGCAATATTCCTGAACTCCTCGGCCGTGATTCTGATCTCCAACTGCCTCGTGGTCGGGCAGCTGCGGCGGCACAAGCGCAGCGAGCGCGGCGGGCGCGTGCGGAAGGCGCTGGCACACGTCCTGCTGGTGACGGCGGCCTACCTGCTGTGCTTCGTGCCCTACCACGCCGTGCGCGTCCCCCACGTGCTGAGCCAGGGCGACGCCGGCGCCAGCTGCCGCCTCCGACGGGCTCTCTTCAAGGCCAAGGAGTGCGCCTTGCTGTTCGCGGTCTCGAGCCTCTGCTTCGACCCCATCCTCTACTACCACCTTTCCAAGTCGTTCCGGCTGAAGTTCGCCGAGACGTTTGCGGCCCCCAAGGAGACAAAGGCGCTCGCGGACGCGGA GCGGCGCAGCAGccgagggcagagctgcagcccggCCCGTGAAGCACGGGCAGAGCGTGCCCGTcgcagcaccagcagctgcgGGGCGGCTGCAGGCGTGGGCAGCACTGCCCGCAGCGCCCCTGAGGAGCCGTGA
- the P2RY14 gene encoding P2Y purinoceptor 14, with protein MVNSSTNSSGNNCSHSTVITTTVIPLLYCFIFLAGLSLNALAAWVFLYVSSTKSFIVYLKNIAVADLLMSLTFPFKILADSGIAPAELSLFVCRYSAVVFYMNMYIGIAFFGLIGFDRYYKIVKPLFTSFVHTVNYSKAVSVVIWMLLMIMSFPNMILTNEITKDNYSRKCIGLKSELGRQWHKATTYICTGIFWIVFFLLIVFYTSISKKIYSSYKKFRRSSDMAKRKTSRNIFTIMFVFVICFVPYHLCRTPYTLSQTSSHFTCQSQKSLYYAKEFTLVLSAANVCLDPIIYFFLCLPFREKLYQKLHLKLKTSSEVEISKSRRSNTLRESINIV; from the coding sequence ATGGTCAACTCCAGCACCAACTCCTCAGGAAACAACTGCAGCCACAGCACGGTGATCACCACAACAGTCATCCCGCTGCTCTACTGCTTCATCTTCCTCGCAGGGCTCTCGCTCAACGCCCTGGCAGCCTGGGTCTTCCTCTACGTTTCCAGCACAAAGAGTTTTATTGTCTATCTCAAGAACATCGCTGTGGCCGACCTCCTCATGAGCCTGACGTTTCCTTTCAAAATCCTGGCAGACTCGGGAATTGcgcctgcagagctcagcctgtTCGTGTGCCGGTACTCGGCGGTTGTGTTCTACATGAACATGTACATCGGCATCGCCTTCTTCGGCCTCATAGGCTTCGACAGGTACTACAAAATCGTGAAGCCTTTGTTCACCTCCTTTGTTCACACAGTTAACTACAGCAAGGCGGTCTCTGTAGTCATATGGATGCTATTAATGATTATGTCGTTTCCAAATATGATTTTAACTAATGAAATCACTAAAGACAATTACTCCAGAAAATGTATAGGTCTTAAAAGCGAGCTTGGCAGACAGTGGCACAAAGCAACAACTTATATTTGCACAGGGATTTTctggattgttttttttctgctaatcGTATTTTACACTTCTATTTCCAAAAAAATATACAGCTCTTACAAAAAATTCCGGAGGAGCTCAGACATGGCCAAGAGAAAAACCAGCCGGAACATATTCACCATCATGTTTGTGTTTGTCATTTGCTTTGTGCCCTACCACCTCTGCAGGACCCCTTACACCTTGAGCCAGACCAGCTCCCACTTCACCTGCCAGTCCCAAAAATCGCTGTACTACGCCAAGGAGTTCACTCTGGTGCTGTCTGCAGCAAATGTCTGCCTTGAccccattatttattttttcctctgcctccCCTTTAGAGAAAAGCTGTATCAAAAACTGCACCTCAAGCTGAAAACTTCCAGTGAGGTGGAAATTTCTAAATCCAGAAGATCAAATACGCTTCGGGAAAGTATAAACATAGTGTAG